The DNA sequence AGGTCTTCCTATCAACTCTTTAGAGATCATTCCTACTATACCTTTTGGATATAGTATCTCATTTGCACCGGCAAATTTTAGTTTATTTCTATTCGCATCATCCATAAGCAGCGCTATGATATTTACATCTTTACTTATTGATCTAACCGTTAATGTTGTATATACATTTTCTATATCACTCTCTCTTAAGCACAGTATTGACTTAACTTGCACATTTATATCAATACCTATTCTTTTATAGCTCTCGATGTCTCCCGGATCGTAATTTACGGCAATAAGTCCATCTTTTTTTGCACTCTCTATTCTATGTATGTCTTCATCTAAAACAATAATGCTTATCTTTGAATCTTTTAATTTCTTAACTACCTCTTGAGCCACACTCTCATATCCGCATATAAGATAAAAGTGCTTAAGCTTTCTAATATTGTCGATAGTTTTTATCTCTCTTATCTCATCTAGCTTTTCCGTAAAAGCAGAGACGACGATTGAGGTTGTAAAAGCCAAAAGCGAAACACCTGCGATAATAACAAAAATAGCAACAGTTCTACCCTCGGTCGTCACAGGTACTATATCACCATATCCCACAGTTGCGATTGTAACTACAGACCAATAGACAGCATCAAAAAGTGTATTTATCGGTGATTTCGGATTATGCGCCTCCATTACATAAATGAGTACCGATGAGACAAAAATAACTACCGATGAAAACATCAATAAAATAAAAAATTCAAATTTTTTTGTAGAAAGCACCGAAGTGAAGGTTTGAAAGCTCTTTGTGTATCTAAATAACTTGAAAACTCTAAAAAGAACAAATAGGCGAAGCAGTCTCAGCTCATGAAAGAAAGGTAAAATAGCAAGCAGATCTATTATCGCTTTAAAGGAAAAAACAAAACTAAGTTTTGCTTTTATTGCACTCATCAACGCTCTATAAAGATAAAACTCCCTATCGAGCGCCGTAGCATGTTCGCTTTTATTTATAATAACTTCGCTTATACTGCTGCTTATCCAAAACCGAAGCAAATACTCGATAAAAAAAATAAAAGAGATGATATATACATTCAAAATTTTCAGATATATATTCATTTCTGATTTAACTTCAGCTATCAAGATTGCAACGCTTAAAAAAATAAGCGTTATCATAAAAATATCAAAATATCTTTTGTATTGATATTTATCGTTTTCTAAAATATCATAAACAAATCGCTTTTTATGCTGATAAACTTCCGATGTATTTAAAAAATATGCAAAATCAACAACCCCGCGAGTAAAAAAATTCATTTACCCCAGCTTTTCTTTTAAAATATCATTTACTGCAACAGGATTTGCACTTCCTTTGGATTCTTTCATAACTTGACCTACAAAGAAACCGAAAAGCTTATCTTTCCCGCTTTTATACTCTGCAACTTTATCTTGATTTGCAGCTATTATAGCATCGCAAATAGTCTCTAGCGCGCCGCTGTCGCTTACTTGTTTAAGTCCTAGCGTATCGATTGCGCTATCGACATTTCCACCCTTATCCATTAGATAATCAAGAACCTCTTTAGCCGCTTTACCGCTTATCGTGTCGTCTTCAATTCTTTTTACTAAAAATCCCATTGTTTTTGCACTTACCGGAGAGTTTGTAATATTTACATCCCCTTTAAATCTGCCTTGAAGTTCAACAGTTAGCCATGTGAGAGCATTTTTTGCATTGATGCCCTCTTCCATCATAGCTTCAAAAAAGTGTGCCATCTCAACCGATGAAGTAACAACCATAGCGTTATATTCGCTCATGCCGTAATCTTTTATAAAGCGATCCATTTTTTCATCGGGAAGTTCAGGTATCTTGCTAAACTCTGCCATCATCTCATCCGTAACAACCGCTTTTAGCAAATCAGGCTCAGGGAAATAACGATAATCTGCAGCTTCTTCTTTCCCGCGCATAGAGCGAGTTTCTTGCTTGATTTGGTCAAAAAGTCTTGTCTCTTGAACTATCTCTTTATCGTAAACGCCGTCTTCCCAAGCCTCAATCTGTCTCTCAACCTCAAGCTCTATGGCTTTTTGGATAAATCTAAAACTGTTGATATTTTTTATCTCGACGCGAGTGTAGAGTTTTTCGTCACCCTTTGGACGAATAGAGACATTGACATCGACGCGGAAAGATCCTTCTTGCATATTGGCATCGCCGATATCTATATAACGAATAATTGAGTGAAGTTTTTTAAGATAAAGGACAGCCTCTTGTGCGCTTCTCATATCAGGTTCGCTTACAATCTCCAAAAGCGGCGTTCCCGCACGATTTAAATCAACTTTGGAAATAGGACCGTCATGTATATTTTTACCTGCATCCGCTTCTATATGCGCGCGATTGATACGGATAGTTTTATGAGTGCCGTCCTCAAAATCTATGCGTAGTTTTCCGTGCTCTACTACCGGCGTGTAAAGCTGAGTAATCTGATAAGCAGAAGGGCTATCCGGATAAAAGTAGCTTTTTCTATCAAAATATGATGTTTGATTTATAGTTGCCTCAATCGCCGTTCCAAGCATTACGGACTTATGAAGCACCTCTTTGTTTAAAACCGGTAAAGCTCCCGGCAATGCTAAACAAGTAGGGCATGTATTTGTATTTTGTTTATGATTAAAACTCGTAGGACACGAGCAAAAAAGTTTAGTTTTTGTGTTTAGCTGAACATGAACTTCCAGACCGATAACTACTTCAAACATAATGTTCCTTGATAAAAAATATAAA is a window from the Sulfurimonas sp. genome containing:
- a CDS encoding ion transporter, which encodes MNFFTRGVVDFAYFLNTSEVYQHKKRFVYDILENDKYQYKRYFDIFMITLIFLSVAILIAEVKSEMNIYLKILNVYIISFIFFIEYLLRFWISSSISEVIINKSEHATALDREFYLYRALMSAIKAKLSFVFSFKAIIDLLAILPFFHELRLLRLFVLFRVFKLFRYTKSFQTFTSVLSTKKFEFFILLMFSSVVIFVSSVLIYVMEAHNPKSPINTLFDAVYWSVVTIATVGYGDIVPVTTEGRTVAIFVIIAGVSLLAFTTSIVVSAFTEKLDEIREIKTIDNIRKLKHFYLICGYESVAQEVVKKLKDSKISIIVLDEDIHRIESAKKDGLIAVNYDPGDIESYKRIGIDINVQVKSILCLRESDIENVYTTLTVRSISKDVNIIALLMDDANRNKLKFAGANEILYPKGIVGMISKELIGRP
- the gatB gene encoding Asp-tRNA(Asn)/Glu-tRNA(Gln) amidotransferase subunit GatB yields the protein MFEVVIGLEVHVQLNTKTKLFCSCPTSFNHKQNTNTCPTCLALPGALPVLNKEVLHKSVMLGTAIEATINQTSYFDRKSYFYPDSPSAYQITQLYTPVVEHGKLRIDFEDGTHKTIRINRAHIEADAGKNIHDGPISKVDLNRAGTPLLEIVSEPDMRSAQEAVLYLKKLHSIIRYIDIGDANMQEGSFRVDVNVSIRPKGDEKLYTRVEIKNINSFRFIQKAIELEVERQIEAWEDGVYDKEIVQETRLFDQIKQETRSMRGKEEAADYRYFPEPDLLKAVVTDEMMAEFSKIPELPDEKMDRFIKDYGMSEYNAMVVTSSVEMAHFFEAMMEEGINAKNALTWLTVELQGRFKGDVNITNSPVSAKTMGFLVKRIEDDTISGKAAKEVLDYLMDKGGNVDSAIDTLGLKQVSDSGALETICDAIIAANQDKVAEYKSGKDKLFGFFVGQVMKESKGSANPVAVNDILKEKLG